The Glycine soja cultivar W05 chromosome 8, ASM419377v2, whole genome shotgun sequence genome has a window encoding:
- the LOC114423872 gene encoding ethylene-responsive transcription factor CRF2-like: protein MASSSIKHTHHLNRTKLFMKEETLLKKKHHYPKIIRIRVTDADATDSSSDDDEPSMSSTRRRVKNFVNEITIQGGGGGGGDVNVVSKKRRFKSGAGAPLCRRKTGAKKFRGVRQRPWGKWAAEIRDPSRRVRLWLGTYDTAEEAAIVYDNAAIQLRGADALTNFITPPPENRKTGYCSGEESRNNHDLRSPTSVLGRCSVSEEAVTANDVFGGSSECEYSCVSESVFPIPNEVVFDFESTLDMFDEGINNVVAETSIFLAEDLDLGFTSWHRECDNFQDIGGDLFVWDPLVAL, encoded by the coding sequence ATGGCTTCATCTTCCATCAAACACACTCACCACCTTAACCGCACAAAACTCTTCATGAAAGAAGAAACCCTTttgaaaaagaagcatcactaTCCCAAAATCATACGAATACGTGTCACCGACGCCGACGCTACCGACTCCTCCAGCGACGACGACGAGCCCTCCATGTCCTCCACGCGCCGCAGAGTAAAAAACTTCGTCAACGAAATTACCATCCAAGGCGGCGGCGGTGGTGGTGGCGACGTTAACGTTGTTTCTAAGAAAAGAAGATTCAAGTCCGGTGCCGGAGCTCCGTTATGTCGGCGGAAGACGGGGGCGAAGAAGTTCCGGGGAGTGAGGCAGCGGCCATGGGGGAAGTGGGCGGCGGAGATAAGAGACCCGTCGCGCCGCGTCCGGCTGTGGCTGGGAACCTACGACACCGCCGAGGAAGCTGCCATTGTGTACGACAACGCGGCCATTCAGCTGCGTGGCGCCGACGCGCTCACCAATTTCATAACGCCGCCGCCGGAGAACAGAAAAACCGGTTACTGCTCCGGCGAGGAGTCTCGCAACAACCACGACTTGCGTTCCCCCACTTCGGTTCTTGGGCGCTGTTCGGTGTCCGAGGAAGCTGTAACTGCAAACGACGTATTTGGAGGCTCTAGTGAGTGCGAGTATTCATGCGTTTCGGAGTCAGTGTTTCCTATTCCTAACGAGGTGGTGTTTGACTTTGAAAGCACGTTAGATATGTTTGATGAAGGGATTAATAATGTTGTGGCAGAGACTAGTATATTCTTGGCGGAGGATTTAGATTTGGGTTTTACGAGTTGGCATAGAGAGTGTGATAATTTCCAAGACATTGGGGGGGATTTGTTTGTTTGGGATCCTCTTGTCGCTCTTTGA